The Kribbella sp. NBC_00662 nucleotide sequence GATCTCGACCAGCGCCGCCTTGGCAGCCCCGTCCAGACGCGGAATGGCGAAGCTGTGCGGATCGGCCTCCTTGAGCTGGTAGACCGACCGGTTCAGAACGAACTCGCGAAACTGCTCTCGCGTCGCATGCCGACGCAGGTACGGCGCCAACCGCGGTCCGTCATCGGCATCGATCATCGACCGGAGCTGGACCGCGACCGGCTCGCCGGTCGGATCAACCCGGCAGCTGGACTCCAGCCAACGGATCCACGGACGCTCCAACTGGTTGCGGACCGCAATGATGTCCGGATCCCACTGCGCCTCGGGGTCGACGCCGTCGAAGCCGCGGTACTGCAACTCGTAGGCGATCCAGAGCGCAAGCTGCAGATCCTCATCAGCGAACGGCTGACCGGATCGCACGATCTCGACGGACCGCTGGACACCTGTGAGCCGGTCAGTCAGCCAGGCACTGAGCGGCCCACGCGGCGGTGGTACCTGCATGTATGTCTCCTCGACGATTGGCAGCCGACCGGTACCCGGCCTGAAAACCGTTACTGAGCTGGGTACTGGCGGTGCTATGACCATGCAGGACGACAGCGCGGCCCAGATCCGCTTCTACCCGGACGGTCCGATGCTGGTCCGCGGCGACTTCGAGCTACTCGACGAGGACGGCGATCCGATGCCCGCGGCACGCCGTACCGTCGCGCTCTGCCGCTGCGGGCGCACCGCGA carries:
- a CDS encoding CDGSH iron-sulfur domain-containing protein; its protein translation is MTMQDDSAAQIRFYPDGPMLVRGDFELLDEDGDPMPAARRTVALCRCGRTAIPPFCDGTHTLPHRTSS